The following is a genomic window from Oryzias latipes chromosome 12, ASM223467v1.
attgCAAATCAAActgactttattttcaaaatctaTGCAAAAGGACGACAcaaaataatccttttttttatgttttgcttcATTTGGCTCCTATAATCTTCCTAGTACTAGCCAACTTGCACAaatcttttaaatgttgaatGCAGGACTGGGAATGAGTCTTaacaaaaggattttcagaTAAAATGGAGAGGAgatgtcatttttttggaattgtttttgtttatgcgTCAAACTCTCTGATCTTCCTCTGATAACTTTAATTCAAAACGGAGTCAGTTTAAAAGTAACTACATCCTCTCATTGTCCACTTCTTAGCCAGCCGCACATCATATTCAAACTCCACCACAGCAGCCCCCCATCACACGCCCTCACTGTCTCCCAGCAGACTGACCGTTGCAGACGTTCTCATCATCCAGTTCGGCAGAGGCGTTGCGGAAGTATCCCAGCCTGCAGTGTTGGCAGTTCTGGCCTCTGGTGTTGTGCTTGCAGCTGACGCACGTGACGATGTTCAGGTAGTCGATGTAGCTGCAGCGGTTGGAGTGGCCGTAGCACTCACAGTCTGCAACAGAAGAGGCGGACTTGGGTTTAGCTGTGACGTGAGGGCAGTGATTTTATGTTGACCTAAACATTTAGAGGATGAAAAATAGACGGGAGGTTTATTGGATTTGTAGAATAATTGGATGACAGCAAGGAGAGATGAATAATCCGCACTGAGAGATATGTCTGCTTTAGTTTTAGATCTCAGTTTAAAGAATGGATGGGTGCCTGTGTGTTTTATGAGGCACCTCTATCACTCAATATTGGCTCAATAAAGACAGGCCAATCCCTCCCCATTACTACACTCACAGCTTTGCTGAGTCTGCTCTGCTGGGCTGCAATGATTACTGATGGGAATTCCACTGTCCTGAGTATGcgtttgtgtgggtgtgtgtgcaccTGTCTGAGGGTATGGACGTGCCATCAGAGGGCATGTTAATTGTGTCTGGGAATTTAATTATATCACAAGACGAGTAGATATAAGGGATTTAGAGGGGAGTGGTACGACAAGTGGGCGTTTCAAGTCTTTACCTGAAACTGTGACACAAGTCTGACCCCTTTTTAACCTGGTAGAGCACTGACTCCTGAGAGCTAAGGGCAGAATGTTCCTCATAATACTCCAATAAAATTCACTCAAAATTGATGATGTGTCTCTGTAGGCACTTTGAAGTCTCATTCCAACAACCTTTTTTATGTATTGCAAacttgttcccagtggtcttttaattatgatttttctttggccaaaatcaaaaccctgTGTCGTTCTCTAGgtcattgtttctgcagagcagcaggagttcatcaggaaTTCACCTGGGTTGAGGCCaagactgttggcatggagggAAGCCTCTGGTAATATCCCATCATCACTTTAACACTTTCccactaccttacagcccctcacacccaagctaacattagcggtgcagcaaaaatggcgagcgatatCGGAACTATGCAGccaaacagttttgagccaaatgttaggtcagacaagaaaaagaaaaaaaccctgtaAATTtatctgtctgcaggtggatgcatcagaatggagcagagctgaaAGACTTTGGCCTGACCATTTATGTTTCTGagtcacaactgagagcttttttcTAATggcactcagaaatgcagttttaacccTAAATCACTTTTTATGTgttcttcatcatgagaaaaatgctatgataacatgttagaaacacagaTTTCATcttagtgggactttaaacagatgtttgtttgttttaaaagtagATTACGCATTTATGGACAAAATGAGTCAATTTGTATTGCTAAATTAGGTGCAAAAATGAAGATGAGATAAAAGGAAGGAAACGTAATACAGCCTGTCTTGTGTCATACCACATTGTTGCATGCAGCAAAACAAactcataaaacaaaaactgtctgTTTGATAAgaatatttgaattttattcttaaaattgTGCTTCATAAAGGTTTGGAGCAAATGTTGATAAtcttaaataatacatttatatgaaataaaacattcagtttCACAGTCTGTAGTGTCATTATGAAATTTTGTTGATCTATATTACAAACTATTAAAGTTATAatgaatgtaatgaaaaatgttagaaaaaaaatttcagtttaGAAATCAAGCTTAACTTATATGGACAAATCtatacattttttccccttcataaacgtgtttttcatttttttgtgaaagacctatttcaatgaaaattgtgtttttggtgtttttaacatgttcttgtaacatgaTCTAAtgggtacttttttttttaactctttcaaTTATAGCTTTGAAACCGTCAATTAGTCATAACCTCAATTAGTCTACAGGGAGCAGATGCTTCAGACCACAGCAACAAACTTAGGTTTTAGAGGGTGTAAAAGCTTACTTTGGCTTCTGCAAATTTCCAAtcttgtatttatatttttttaaagttgtggtGCCAAATGCTTCCTAAGCTAAGACAAGAACCTGGATCGTATACCTTCAAACCTAACCTAAAGAGAGGAGGGGGAAAAATGAAGCAGTGAATGAGACCTCCGTTTAATTTTCCACCAAAGAGAGAAGCAAAAGCTTGGTATTGGGTCTTGCCGGATGTGCGCTGTGCACCGAGAGGTGGAGGGGCGTTGCTCTATTATTTTTGGCAGAGGCTTGTTCCTAATTAAGGTTTTATTAAGCTTTAAAAGTTGACTGCAGTAGTTTGCTGCAAGGAATCACTGTCCTCTAAAGAGGCGTTTACCAGGCATGTTTATGCAAATACACATTTAAATGCACATTAAAAAGTCGGAGTTTAGCTTTTTAATCAGCCAtcacattattattttattattgtttggttGATGATGCCAGCTGAAATATTCATGAGCTGGTTTAAAGGAAACTGGTGAGAGGAGCACCATAAAGTGCCTTTCTCAGCACTGAGGGAACCATGGCAGCAgtggggagtgtgtgtgtgtgtgtgtgcatgagggTTTTGGAGGGGGGACTACctaattaaatataaatggCCAATTACTTCACAGACTAGAAAGGCAATAGTACATTGTTTCACAAATTAGCATTAAAAATCAAGCTGCTGCTTATTGGCATTCATCAGCAGTGAattatttttgctaaaagatGCTTTTCTTGGGGGACAGAGGAACCGTTTTCTGTCAAGACGATATTCTTCCAAGTGTGTACTTTCTTAGTCCTGATTataacagaaaaatgtcagCATGGGTGAGAAGATCTAAAGTGAACTTGAAAGTGCAGATTCTTACCTTAGTAGTGCAACACAACCATGCAGGGAAAGagtgagcaaaataaaaaaaatgatgataatGAAAGGAATTTCTCCACAGTTTATAATTAgttgtataaaaaataattccGATAATAATTAAGCTAGAGACTGCTCCTGGTTCTGAAATGTAGATCTCTTACCTTTGAAATCATCGTATATGATTCCAAACAACTGTTTGGCTTGGGGCTCTCCTGAGATCAACAGTTGCAGAAGCCCTTAAGGGTTAAAGGATTCttggtttagatttttttattcacatcatTCACAGGCTTCAGCCTCCTACAGCTCTTTACAGTTTCACAGCTGGAGCCAACACTGCCTAAGGGTCACTGTCGGTGCTACAGAGGGGCTAATGAAAGGGGATCCCACTACGTTTTGTCTAAGAGCAGGAGCTTGCTTTGTTCTATGAAGCGGAAAAATCCAAGTGTTTCATAACTGATTGGACAAAAATATATGTGCCAAGTATTTCAGGCCAAATATTATTCTGCAGATCTCTGTCTCTGTATATATAAGTGGAGTCTGTGATTGGCAGTTGAGGGTATTTTTTCTTAGAGATTtccttaatttaatttttaaaatcgTGTTCAAAAGAGTAAGTGGAATTGGAATATGATATGAgattattttgacaaaataaaaccaaagaaaattcTAAGAGACACAGAGACTACCAACTGTCAGCCTGAATCTTGGTATTTTTGAGCAACCAGTTACAAATCACTGGAAGATTGAATCGTTCGCTCTCAAGCTCTacctttctttttgtctttttctgtctcctcttcctctttacCAGAAGTGTGCTTTGTGGTCCCGTGACCTCCTCTTTCGCGCCCTGATCTTTCATGGTGCGCTACAAACGAGCCGCAAGACAGAAATCAATTTGTATTTATGCAGCACGGGTTACCATTGGGTCTTTAACAACAGTGGAGACCACACAGACTACCAACAAGTTGACAGCTTGCACAGATCAgtgaaaaaccttttctgtcCTGTGTCGTTTTTGTGGTATTACTGCACAACATATCTATAATTTGTGATCTATCAAGTTATGGGAATATCCATGCCTTATTGATTTGAAGATAATGTTAATCTTTATTTCAAGGATGTTGCAGCATGAAACTTGTATTCATGATCACGCTTCTGATCTctaattttgtgttttagcaTAAATAactatattaaataaaatacttaagATGGTATAAAGTTTAATATTAGCTTCTTTGCATGCTCCTTATGCAAGTGGGAAACTACCCTAATTATTATCAACATCAGAAACAATTGTATATCTAAATATAGTTTAACTCTCTACAAGTGAGAGTCAAAGTTTGATTTAACTgagtaattttaatttaaaacttttgataTAAAAAGTGGTGGCTGACCTTACTGTACTCTATGCCTTTACTGTTGTTACAAGCTTtacaaaataacttaaaaatgtacatttttatttcataaaagcaggaaaaaagtagaagAATACAGGGACTTTCTTTGCCTAATTTGCactcaaaaaaaattaaagaccaGATTATGACATGGGGAATCAAATACCAGCACAAATTAAATCAAAGTATCTACCAGTCCAGATTAGATTTCTTTGAACCAATCTAATTTACAACAATGGATCGAATTTACAAGTGCAAATTGAATTTTAAGTGCAACTCCTGAACTCTTAACTGAAAGCCTAATGGACAAGCTcattttttcaaaccttttgtaTTTCTAGTTCTATTGTACTCTGTGGGAGAGGGGTTTTGGGCCTTGACaaccaatttttaaaaaacatggaaaCTCATAACTGCCAGGTCAACCAAAATACCAATACAGTACAGTAATTTTGTACttgaggaaatgtgtttttaagttCAAAAATTGATTTGTGTTCAATAAACTGTCTTgttaatcattttaatgttgTATATAATTTAAGATTTAGCGCATACTGCAttagaataaaaatacatttctaaaaatgacagTCACTGATTGCCACTAGTTCTTTCTTGTTTTAGTGTTGCTCTtttaccttcactttccagCTGGTGGTGAAACGATGGCCTATAGGTCCGATGCACGTGTTGATATCCATGAAGGTTATGTGGCCGATGCGAGTTATGAGCTCCTTGTGGTCTATGAGCCCCTTGCTGGTGGTGCTGGCTATGCGTTTCATGGGGTTCAGGGGTCTGATGTGAACTACCATGGTCATGTCTACCAGTCTCATGCAAGTTATGACTTGCATGCAAACTTCCATGATGGGTCTTATGTACGCTATGACTCCCATGGGGAGTCTCTTGTGCGCTATGACTCCCATGAAGAGTCTCATGTGTGCTATGACTCCCATGGGGAGTCTCTTGTGTGCTGTGACTCCCATGAGGCGTCTCATGTGAGCTATGACTCCCATGAGGAGTCTCATGTGCGCCATGACTTCCATGAGGCGTCTCATGTGCGCCATGACTTCCATGAGGCGTCTCATGTGCGCCATGACTTCCATGAGGCGTCTCATGTGCGCCATGACTTCCATGAGGCGTCTCATGTGCGCTATGACTGCCATGAGGAGTCTCATGTGTGCTATGACTGCCATGAGGAGTCTCATGTGTGCTATGACTGCCATGAGGAGTCTCATGTGCGCTATGACTGCCATGAGGAGTCTCATGTGCGCTATGACTGCCATGAGGAGTTTCATGTGCGCTATGACTGCCATGAGGCGGCTCATGTGCGCTATGACTGCCATGAGGCGGCTCATGTGCGCTATGACTGCCATGAGGCGGCTCATGTGCGCTATGACTGCCATGAGGAGTTTCATGTGCGCTATGACTGCCATGAGGAGTTTCATGTGCGCTATGACTGCCATGAGGCGGCTCATGTGCGCTATGACTGCCATGAGGCGGCTCATGTGCGCTATGACTGCCATGAGGAGTTTCATGTGCGCTATGACTGCCATGAGGAGTCTCATGTGCGCTATAACTCCCATGAGGCGGCTCATGTGCGCTATGACTACCATGAAGAGTCTCATGTTCGCTACGACTGCCATGAGGAGTCTCATGTGCGCTATGACTCCCATGAGGACTCTCATGTGCGCTATGACTCCCATGAGGCGGATCATGTGCGCTACGACTACCATGAAAAGTCTCATGTGAGCTACGACTCCCATGAGGAGTCTCATGTGAGCTAAGACTCCCATGAGGAGTTTCATGTGCGCTATGACTCCCATGAGGAGTCTCATGTGCGCTATGACTCCCATGAGGAGTCTCATGTGCACTATGACTCCCATGAGGAGTCTCATGTGCGCTATGACTCCCATGAGGAGTCTCATGTGCGCTATGACTCCCATGAGCAGGCTCATGTGCGCTATGACTGCCATGAGGAGGCTCATGTGCGCTATGACTTCCATGAGGTGTTTCATGTGCGCTATGACTTCTGTGAGGTGTTTCATGTGCGCTAATGCTCCCGTGAGGGGTCTCATGTGCGCTGTGACTCCCATGGGAAGTCTCATGTGCGCTAATGCTCCCGTGAGGGGTCTCTTGTGATCTATGACTCCCATGAGAAGTCTCTTGTGAGCTATGACTTCCAGGAGGAGTCTCTTGTGAGCTATGACTTCCATTAGGTGTTTCATGTGCGCTGTGACTCCCATGGGAAGTCTCATGTGCGCTAATGCTCCCGTGAGGGGTCTCATGTGCGCTGTGACTCCCATGAGGAGTCTCATGTGCGCTGTGACTCCCATGAGGAGTCTCATGTGCGCTGTGACTGCCATGAATAGTCTCATGTGCGCTGTGACTGCCATGAGGAGTCTCATGTGTGCTGTGACTGCCATGAGGAGTCTCATGTGTGCTGTGACTGCCATGAGGAGTCTCAAGTGTGTTGTGACTCCCATGAGGAGTCTCATGTGCGCTGTGACTGCCATGATGAGTCTCATGTGCGCTGTGACTGCCATAAGGAGTCTCGTGTGCGCTGTGACTGCCATAAGGAGTCTCGTGTGCGCTGTGACTGCCATGAGGAGGCTCATGTGAGCTGTGACTGCCATGAGGAGTCTCATGTGTGTTGTGACTCCCATGAGGAGTCTCATGTGCGCTGTGACTGCCATGAGGAGTCTCATGTGCGCTGTGACTGCCATGGGGAGTCTCATGTGTGCTGTGACCACCATGGGGAATCTCATGTGCGCTATGACCACCATGGGGAATCTCACGTTCGCTATGACCGCCATGGGGAGTCTCATGTTCGCTATGACTGCCATGGGGAGTCTCATGTTCGCTACGACTGCCATGGGGAGTCTCATGTTCGCTATGACTGCCATGGGGAGTCTCATGTTCGCTATGACTGCCATGGGGAGTCTCATGTTCGCTATGACTGCCATGGGGAGTCTCATGGGAGGTATGACTTCCATGAGGAGTCTCATGTGGGCCATGACTGCCATGAGGAGACCCATGTCCACCAGCTTCATGTGAGCTATGACTTCCACGAGGAGTCCCATGTCCAGCAATATCATGTGAGCTATGACTTCCATGAGGAGACCCATGACCGCTACTGGTATCATGTGAGCTATGACTTCCAAGAGGAGTCCCATGTCCACCAGTATCATGTGAGCTATGACTGCCATGAGGAGACCCATGCCCACTACTGGTATCATGTGAGCTATGACTTTCATGAGGAGTCTCATGTCCAACAGTGTCATGTGAGCTATGACTTTCATGAGGAGTCCCATATCCACCAGTATCATGTGAACCAGGACTTCCATGAGGAGACCCATGCCCACTACTGGTATCATGTGAGCTATGACTTTCATGAAGAGTCTCATGTCCACCAGCTTCATGTGGCCTAGGACTTCCATAAAAAGTCTCAAGTCCACTACTCGTTTTATGTGAGACATGACTCCCATGAGGAGAACCATGTCCGCCACTGGAATCATGTGAGCTAAGACTTCTATGAGACATTTCATGTCCACTACTGGTTTCATGTGAGTTAGGACCTCCATGGGAATTATGGGCATTAGCAGAGCTATGGGTCCCAGGTGGTTGTTCAACAAATGAATGGCGGTCTGAGGCATCAGAGTTGTCAgaagcaaacacacaaaaagaagaaataaatgttATAAATGTTACACTAAGCTGTGCTAGCACTAGCTATAAACTAGGCACTGCTTATTATGGTCTCTATTTGCACATCTATTTCCTGTTGATGTTTCATGGCCATAAATTACAATGTTCTTTATATTTATTGATATCTGATGAGGCTTGATTGAGATATTGTGATTTTATTAGAAAACCTAACCTTTTTGACCATTTTCATCCACTTTATGGTTCAGTGTGAAGCCAGCCTCTAAATGTTATACAAGGGGCCTTCATTAGCTTTGCACATATCTCTCTCTTGTAGCTGGCCTGGATTTGTTATAACAATGTCACCTAATACATGGCAGAACATGCTTTTCTATTCACTCATAGTAAAGTGAAGTGATGTCAGACTGATGCTAATAAAGGCCTCAGTCTGTTTCTGTCAACAACATGGACCTCCAGTCTGTCACTGAATGGTGCATAAAGTCAATTGCTAAACTCTTCAATACCGGAGTTGTTGCCAGTGACATCAAATAACATCACTCTTAGAACTGCCATGATTCTTTGGATGTTAaccaattaatgtaattccaactAGTTCTgtcgccaaaaaaaaaaaatcattcattaGCCGATGTATTGGCAGAaagatgttatttatttttttgcaccagAATCAGCTGGTTTATATTTATTGTAAACCTGCTTTTCTCAGTTTTAGAATGCATTGGCATTACATTACTTGCCTAAACAGTTGACAGTACATTAtttcaaagaatgtcaacactggagcaaaAGCTCTGGTGTTTAAAAGAGCCTTTATGAGGTGGCATTTAATTAGGTTTCTCTagtagaaaaaaatccaaaaatataaGCACTACTTTCCCCTTtcactttgtttgtttgaactTGTTTTAGTAAATGCATGGGACACATGATTGACCTTTTAAGTGAGAAGCAAAGAGCTATAGTTTCGAAAGGCTCAAACCGCAGAAGACTACAACTCACTGCTGCAAACGGAACCATAAAGATTTTAGAATTATGGCTCATTTTAGGAAGATCCCTTTGCTCTCGGCTTCCTCCTGCACAATGTTTAGATGATGTTCTTGTTTTGTGGTCATGACTGTCATGCTGTCTGTATTTCCCAGATTTGTTGTGGTCTGAAAAGCCATAACAACTGCACTTTAGTGAACCATAAAAAGATGAAGGAAACTCACAATTTATGATTCCTCTCTTTTGAAATTCTCAAAGCACATCTTAGCCCAGAAATTTTGATCTATGCTGCTAATACTTTCTGTAATGAATGTGtacaaatataaatttaaaaaactgcagtttaatCATGGATGGAAACGTTTTCTTTCTAGAAAGAAATTTGTCCCAGGTCTCTTTTCCTTCCCCGTGTGTCTATATGTTGAGATAAGGTTGCCGTTTCATTTCATGGCCATGAGCATCGTGTGTGTTTCTCTACAAACATTGCAATCGCTGCTCAAAGGGAGAGGGAAAATACATAGTCACTGGTTTTCAAAGTTGTATGTTTCCTCTATTATCTATTATGTTGTCTTAAAGATCTATGGACTACCACTAAGCATTAAACATACCTCCTTTGTCGTAATGCTCTTCTTGTGTTTTCTCCCCATGTTGAACTGACAAGGTTGTGTGAGGGTTGTGTGAGTATCCCTCAAACATGTGGGAAGCTGTCATACCACAGTGTCAAAGTCAAAGCAAGAAAGCATACATGCATCTCTGTCATTTGTCTTTCTTaggctgtattcagactggacacatttggttcgcttaaagtgaatcagagtttgtttcccccgatGATGCGGAACAAATTTCTCAtgctttggtcctgtgtgtgaccAAAGGTGGCAAACATGCTTTTGTTTACCACCTTTGGTTCGTAACAGAATAGTCTGCTTGAAAGCAGTCTCAATACAGACTAAGGGCAAGGTTCAAGACTTGATCCGGATGAAATGactttcccagtctgaatacactctGATTAACTAGTGCTCATTTTTATGACGTACGGTTATCTACTAGAAGCTACTACATTGCATATACACCAAATACCTGAATGTTCAGCCTTTGAATGTTCTTCTTTGTGTTGAGGTGCGGTTGTTCTGTGGCCAACAGTGTTATGCCCTTCAAACGTGTGGGAGTCTTTCAAACCACAAGTATTAGCAAAGCAAGCATGAATATAAAGACATCCTATTTATTTGAGTTTACTTGGAgctaactgcaaaaaaaaaaactattgcccctacaaatggaaaaaaatataccTTTCTTGTCAGCTTTGCTTCCTGTGTGCTCCTCCTCTTTGCTCGCTGTGGTTGTGGTTTTGTGGCCATGAGTCTCATGTGTGTGACCCTCAAGCATGTGGGAAACTGTCGAACCACAGTTAATAAATGAAACAAGCATATTCAGAAATTAATCCTTCCCTCTACAATGATAAGAAATGATAAATTAAATGCTAAAATATAGTTATTATGAACATTTACAGAAGCTGAATTGCTGTTGTAAATTATTTTAGCAAAGTAAGTCAGTTTAGATCTGATCTTCAGATCCTGGTCTGTAGATCAAGATTTTTAGAGTTTTGAATCTCTGCAAAATTTAGAGGTAAAACCTTCAACGCTTTGAGACTTTAGCCCAACCCTTTTGAAAAATTCTACATGTGTCAGTAATAACGATGAACCACAAGCAACTTGTTGCCTCATAGTGCAATTCTACCCcctccaaaaaataaatgtgtgcaaATATAATTGATGAGGTTTAACATCAaatacaaaagaggtttatacaaatacaccTCGTGTGTCCAAAGattcatacccccccccccccccattaaaaTGACAGTCTGTTCAACGCAAGTAAGCAtgagctctcatctgtttgctctgctgctggattggacaagataaaaacaaaattttcagaCTCAAGCTAAACGTAACTCGTGTTGTTTctgagaaatgtttttgttttcatatttaattttcttcataaaactttttaaaatggggCTCCATAGTTTCCTCTACTACAatcatgtaaaagaaaatgtttaaagtacCAGTAATTAACTTTTAGTACAGTCAGTGTATAAGCAGTGACCCTTAACAGGATTTATGTGCAAAAATA
Proteins encoded in this region:
- the LOC101165159 gene encoding hornerin isoform X1, with the translated sequence MPHFLFVNNIVGASGPHSAEEHGADGHKATASSQDGEQVSHMLEGHTHETHGHKTTTTASKEEEHTGSKADKKDSHTFEGHNTVGHRTTAPQHKEEHSKAEHSASHMFEGYSHNPHTTLSVQHGEKTQEEHYDKGDRHSFVEQPPGTHSSANAHNSHGGPNSHETSSGHEMSHRSLSSHDSSGGHGSPHGSHVSHKTSSGLETFYGSPRPHEAGGHETLHESHSSHDTSSGHGSPHGSPGSHDTGGYGTPHESHSSHDTVGHETPHESHSSHDTSSGHGSPHGSHSSHDTGGHGTPLGSHSSHDTSSGHGSPHGSHSSHDIAGHGTPRGSHSSHEAGGHGSPHGSHGPHETPHGSHTSHETPHGSHSEHETPHGSHSEHETPHGSHSEHETPHGSRSEHETPHGSHSEHETPHGGHSEREIPHGGHSAHEIPHGGHSTHETPHGSHSAHETPHGSHSAHETPHGSHNTHETPHGSHSSHEPPHGSHSAHETPYGSHSAHETPYGSHSAHETHHGSHSAHETPHGSHNTLETPHGSHSTHETPHGSHSTHETPHGSHSAHETIHGSHSAHETPHGSHSAHETPHGSHSAHETPHGSISAHETSHGSHSAHETPNGSHSSQETPPGSHSSQETSHGSHRSQETPHGSISAHETSHGSHSAHETPHGSISAHETPHRSHSAHETPHGSHSAHEPPHGSHSAHEPAHGSHSAHETPHGSHSAHETPHGSHSAHETPHGSHSAHETPHGSHSAHETPHGSLSSHETPHGSRSSHETFHGSRSAHDPPHGSHSAHESPHGSHSAHETPHGSRSEHETLHGSHSAHEPPHGSYSAHETPHGSHSAHETPHGSHSAHEPPHGSHSAHEPPHGSHSAHETPHGSHSAHETPHGSHSAHEPPHGSHSAHEPPHGSHSAHEPPHGSHSAHETPHGSHSAHETPHGSHSAHETPHGSHSTHETPHGSHSTHETPHGSHSAHETPHGSHGAHETPHGSHGAHETPHGSHGAHETPHGSHGAHETPHGSHSSHETPHGSHSTQETPHGSHSTHETLHGSHSAQETPHGSHSVHKTHHGSLHASHNLHETGRHDHGSSHQTPEPHETHSQHHQQGAHRPQGAHNSHRPHNLHGYQHVHRTYRPSFHHQLESEAHHERSGRERGGHGTTKHTSGKEEEETEKDKKKGLLQLLISGEPQAKQLFGIIYDDFKDCECYGHSNRCSYIDYLNIVTCVSCKHNTRGQNCQHCRLGYFRNASAELDDENVCNECNCNQMGAVHDRCNDTGFCQCKEGATGAKCEDCLPGYYWKQGCYPNVCDEEMLLCQNGGTCFQNQKCMCPPEFKGVLCQQSRCEAGKDCNGASSPHICTVTLLLCSLLTHMLATLAPH